One Brassica oleracea var. oleracea cultivar TO1000 chromosome C7, BOL, whole genome shotgun sequence genomic window carries:
- the LOC106302679 gene encoding uncharacterized protein At3g60930, chloroplastic-like, translating to MKTQSTPNSVKRLLRERRGFGVTFLIPSASQRPWSPPVGYQCIYESYFRDDTKLWFPIPRLVTAYARRRDAAIRQFLNGSWRIADALLVMAAEIDTSLSVRTFEELTSRSYFYVKCDDFAFEDPPDDDYRVLGNTLLADHPTSREYPEEFLANAHAIARLAQEHWGNISWERVRRSIDRISRRDWDSSYLPSVNKTKRRISLFTGEEQKKINAARKMRGLLDLRAMMAGELGLSCAEPLVPPSELVTDDVNLASSDHRESSLVVAAAPKKKKSKKRAQDEPPVDDDSKQTGEHGTTKRQVSPVAISSNPGTSVPSPSTGGIPVVRKTLRVEFPDRVSFEYDGPTPLVYAPHKCAELVSQIKCGPKPFPPVADMIFKDEYVDAARTKLLCDGVSNFVIEKYDSALKEALAESEKLKKTVVSKSRLLRRRKAEWQEEFERMAEKRIARVARRKAQKKRADAAEEELSVARSTIEALELRKANLMEEIGAKAAEYKKELDRLRDSRIYEVTKERVRVETEMIAKSNKHFGNLREWWTRCGSFDTAQLLQSQAFGTKSCLEALKAGGRDIPQETIDMFAAREKQFEEEALKLDPGEIPEADLVLSPLRLESQTAGVLQSPADRPGTSAAPSHSVGDDLSKTGATATDSRAVDGGEKSVRNQDGSNVLEIYDSSVSDSEDGQGREPDKAYAGEGANPSESQLEVRGEEAMARVESIDAGQPVRSDLPEPSLDRDTAPKEQARDPEE from the exons ATGAAGACGCAATCGACTCCCAACAGTGTGAAGAGGCTTCTGAGGGAGCGCCGCGGATTTGGGGTGACTTTCCTGATTCCTTCGGCGAGCCAAAGGCCTTGGTCGCCGCCGGTTGGGTATCAATGCATCTACGAGTCCTATTTTCGTGACGATACGAAGCTTTGGTTCCCAATTCCCCGACTAGTCACGGCATACGCGAGGCGCCGAGATGCAGCGATAAGACAATTTTTGAATGGTTCGTGGCGTATTGCAGATGCTTTGTTGGTTATGGCTGCCGAGATCGATACCTCGCTGAGCGTTCGTACCTTTGAAGAATTGACGTCC AGGTCCTACTTCTATGTTAAATGCGACGATTTTGCCTTCGAAGACCCTCCAGACGACGACTACCGTGTCTTGGGGAACACTTTGCTTG CCGACCATCCGACTTCTCGTGAATACCCGGAAGAGTTTCTTGCGAATGCTCATGCTATCGCGAGACTCGCTCAAGAGCACTGGGGGAATATTTCTTGGGAGAGGGTTCGCCGTTCGATCGACCGTATTTCCAGGA GGGATTGGGATTCGAGTTACCTTCCGTCGGTTAACAAAACCAAGAGACGTATTTCGCTGTTCACCGGTGAGGAGCAGAAGAAGATCAACGCAGCAAGAAAGATGAGGGGCCTTCTGGATCTGAGAGCTATGATGGCGGGAGAGCTTGGCTTATCGTGTGCCGAGCCGTTGGTGCCTCCCAGCGAGTTGGTCACTGACGACGTGAACCTCGCGAGTTCTGACCATCGCGAGTCCTCGCTTGTTGTTGCCGCTGCTCCTAAGAAGAAAAAGAGCAAGAAAAGAGCCCAGGACGAGCCGCCTGTCGATGATGACTCAAAGCAGACTGGTGAGCATGGAACGACCAAGCGCCAAGTTTCCCCCGTTGCTATTTCATCGAACCCTGGGACGTCAGTCCCCAGTCCATCGACTGGTGGTATTCCGGTCGTAAGGAAGACTTTGAGAGTCGAGTTTCCTGACCGTGTTTCGTTTGAGTATGACGGGCCAACTCCTCTCGTCTACGCTCCTCACAAATGCGCGGAATTGGTTAGCCAGATCAAGTGCGGCCCAAAGCCCTTTCCGCCGGTCGCTGACATGATCTTCAAGGATGAGTATGTTGACGCCGCTCGCACCAAGTTGTTG TGTGACGGGGTTTCGAACTTCGTCATCGAGAAATATGACTCTGCGCTGAAGGAAGCGCTTGCTGAGTCAGAGAAGCTGAAGAAGACGGTGGTGAGTAAGAGCAGACTCCTCCGTCGAAGGAAGGCGGAGTGGCAGGAGGAATTCGAGAGGATGGCTGAGAAGAGGATCGCGCGGGTTGCTCGGAGGAAAGCTCAGAAGAAGAGAGCCGACGCAGCTGAAGAGGAGCTTTCCGTTGCTCGCTCCACCATCGAGGCTCTGGAGCTGCGGAAGGCCAATCTTATGGAGGAGATAGGAGCCAAGGCCGCGGAGTACAAGAAAGAACTGGACCGCCTTAGGGATTCGCGGATTTACGAGGTCACGAAGGAAAGGGTGAGGGTTGAGACCGAGATGATTGCAAAGTCTAACAAGCATTTTGGGAATCTGCGCGAGTGGTGGACCCGTTGTGGATCTTTTGACACGGCGCAGTTACTCCAAAGTCAAGCGTTCGGGACTAAGAGCTGCCTCGAGGCCTTAAAGGCCGGCGGACGCGACATCCCTCAAGAGACTATCGACATGTTCGCGGCTAGAGAAAAACAGTTCGAGGAGGAAGCTTTGAAGCTTGATCCCGGCGAGATCCCGGAGGCTGACTTGGTTCTTTCTCCACTTCGCCTCGAATCTCA GACTGCCGGGGTTCTCCAAAGTCCCGCTGATCGTCCTGGAACCTCTGCTGCTCCCTCTCATTCCGTGGGAGATGACTTGTCGAAGACTGGCGCGACCGCTACTGACTCGCGAGCCGTTGATGGGGGAGAGAAATCTGTTAGGAACCAGGACGGGAGCAACGTTCTTGAGATTTATGACTCTTCCGTTTCTGATTCGGAGGATGGTCAGGGTCGTGAACCAGACAAAGCTTATGCCGGCGAGGGGGCAAACCCCTCCGAGAGTCAGCTTGAGGTTCGCGGAGAAGAGGCGATGGCTCGCGTTGAAAGCAT
- the LOC106304630 gene encoding ran-binding protein 1 homolog a-like, whose protein sequence is MTHSSRDWPVSVWKVFSYSISFFPFPVMKDSKVLESLMFMTIDCKAFMEKFKEVAESEEEKEETKEASDTAGLLEKLTVEEKNTEEEKKEEKPVEKVASADARRESC, encoded by the exons ATGACCCATTCCTCAC GTGATTGGCCCGTATCGGTCTGGAAAGTCTTTTCTTACTCAATCAGCTTCTTTCCCTTTCCTGTTATGAAG GATTCTAAAGTGTTGGAAAGTCTAATGTTTATGACGATCG ACTGCAAAGCATTTATGGAAAAGTTCAAGGAAGTTGCTGAATCTGAAGAAGAGAAAGAAGAGACTAAAGAGGCTTCTGATACTGCTGGTCTTCTTGAGAAGTTAACAGTGGAAGAGAAGAACACGGAGGAGGAGAAGAAGGAAGAGAAACCAGTGGAGAAGGTAGCATCAGCAGATGCACGCAGAGAAAGCTGTTGA